The Edaphobacter flagellatus sequence AACCATAACCGGATCTCTTCTGTCGCTAAACCACCCAAAGCCCCGGCCGGCTCAGCGACACTGCATCGACACCAGCCTGCACAAGGCTCTCCACCTGCTTCAGGTCGCTGATCAATCCACCCGCAATCACCTTCAACGTGGGATGCGCCTCGCGAATGCTGTCGAGAACCACCGGCGCCGCAATCGCTGGCAGCAGTTCAACGGCATCCGGCTGAAAGTGAGCAAGAAATCGCTTGGCCCCTTCGACTGCCGCCGAGTCGATCATGAAGGTTCGCAGCACCGTAATCAGGCCGTGGGTGCGCGCCGCCTGCAGCGTTCCATGATGCGTCGAGATAATGCCTGAAGCGTCGCAGTGCGCCAGATACTCCACCGCATACGCATCGCGGGAAAATCCCTGCAACAGATCCGCATTCACCAGAAGAAGTTTCTTGCGCGAGCGCGCAGCCGCAATCATCCGCTCAAGATTCATCGGATTGCCAAACAGCAGATAGACAAGGCGCACCGGAGAAGCCAGCGCACTCTCCAGCGTCTCCTCGCTGCGAACCGCAGCAATGACCGGAGACTCCTTCAGCGCCTCATCCCAAAGCGCCTTATCGCGCACAGGCTTGTTCGTCTTCTTTTCCAGCATCTCCTCAATCCATTCAGCCGGTGGTCAACGCTTTGGAGCAGTCCAGCCCGTCGTCACATGGTTGGCTTCGTTCTGCTGCTTCAGCCAAGTGTACAGAGGAGCGAAGTACTCCAGCATCGGACCTGCATCCAGGTGGTCCTCGCCCGTCATCGCCTTCAGCGTCTCCTGCCAGGGCTTCGACTGCCCGGCCTCCAGCATCGCATTCAGCTTCGCGCCCGCCTCCTTGCTTCCGTAGAAGCTGCAGCGGTTCAGCGGCCCTTTATAGCCCGAGGCATCGCACATCGCCTTGTAGAACTGGAACTGATAAATCCTCGCCAGGAAGTAGCGCGCATACGGCACATTGCCCGGGATATGGTATTTCGCACCCGGATCGAAGTTTGTTTCATCGCGTTCCGTCGGCGGAGCCACGCCCTGATACTTCTCTCGCAGCGCCCACCACGCCTTGTTGTAATCGGCAGGCTTCGTCTCACCGCTGAACACCTGCCACCGCCACTTGTCGATCAGCAGGCCGAACGGAAGAAACGCAATCTTGTCCAGCGCCGTGCGCAGCTGCAGCGGAATATCCGCCTCAACCGGCGGAGCTTCATCGATCAGCTTCAACTTCTTTAGGTAGTCCGGCGTGATCGAAAGCGCAATCGCATCGCCGATCGCCTCATGAAATCCATCATTCGCACCGTTGCGGAACAGGAACGGCTGCTTGCGGTATGCCCGCTGATAGAAGTTGTGCCCTTCCTCGTGATGCACCGTCGTGAAGTTATCCGCATCCACCTTAATGCACATCTTGATGCGCAGGTCCTGATCGTTGTCCACATCCCACGCGCTGGCATGGCACACCACATCGCGGTCGCGCGGTTTGATGAACTGCGAACGTTCCCAGAACGTTGCAGGCAGCGGCTCCAGTCCAAGCGAAGTAAAGAAGCCCTCCCCATACCGCGCCATCTTCTTCCCGGCTTCCAGCTCCGTCACCGGCCCGATCTGCTGCTTCAGCGCAGCCTCCAGGTCGTACATCTTGTAATTGCCCGTCGGCTCCGGAGCAACGATGTCATAGATGTTTCCCCACTCCTGCGCCCACATATTGCCCAGCAGGTAGGCAGGAATCATCCCATCCGGCCGCTCCGCCGCCGCGCCGTACTTCTGAATCAGCTTGAACCGCACATACGCATGCAGCTCTTTGTACAACGGCTCAAGCTGCGTCCACGTGCGCTCCAGCTCCGCCGAAAACTGCGCCGGAGTCATGTCGTACCCAGAGCGCCACAGATCGCCCGTGTCCTTGAACCCGAACTCTTTCGCGCCCTGGTTCGACAGCTCCACCAGCCGCGCATACTTCTCCCGCATCGGCGGCGAGATTCTGTGCCAGCCCTCCCACAACTGCTGCAGCTCCTTCGGGTCGCGCGACTTCGCCATCAGCACATCCAGCTGCTCAATCCCTAGGCAGTCCTCGCCGGTCTTCCCCGCAGGGCAATACTTCCCCTTGCCATACATGCCATCCAGCGACGTACCCAGCTGCGTCAGCTCGGCCACCAGCTTCGGGTCCGTCGGTGAACCATTCAGCCGCAGCAGCATAAACTTGCGCGCCATCTCCGGCGGAAGCTTCATGCCGTTGAAGCGTCGAGAAGCGATCACGATCTCATTCGTCTTCGTCAACAGCCGCTCATTCGCCTTCGCCGCCAGAGCCTCTGTGTCGTCCGTGATGTAGGTCTCCTGCACCCACGCCGCCCGTTGCGCCTCATTCGACAACGCCAGCAGCTCTGCTTCAGCATGCTCAAGAAAAACCCCAGCCTCCGCCACCGTCGGCGGGCCAGCAGGAGCGGGCGAGTGAGTCTGCGCAGCGACAACCGCGCTCAAAGCGAAAACCGGCAACATCCATGAAAGCTTCATGGCCGGAGTTTACCGAAATGCAGGCACCTATGTTCTTTGCGGCCATATTTCTAAATGGTCATACCAATCTCGTGTAATATCTCGCTGAACAGCCAGGAAGCACGGAGAAGCAAGTTATGACCCGTCCCATCTCTCTATCGCTCGTCATCCTCTTCGCATCAGTAACTCTCCCCGCAAGCGCGAAGGTCTGCGACGCCATAGCCTACGGAGCCAAACCCGACGGCGCGACGAAAAACACCACCGCCATCCAGCACGCCATCGACGACTGCGCCTCAGCAGGCGGAACCGTCAAGCTCTCCGGCGGCACCTTCCTCTCCGGCCCCATCGTCCTCAAATCCAACGTCACCCTCGACCTCGCCAGGGACACCACCCTCCTCGGC is a genomic window containing:
- a CDS encoding glycerol-3-phosphate responsive antiterminator is translated as MLEKKTNKPVRDKALWDEALKESPVIAAVRSEETLESALASPVRLVYLLFGNPMNLERMIAAARSRKKLLLVNADLLQGFSRDAYAVEYLAHCDASGIISTHHGTLQAARTHGLITVLRTFMIDSAAVEGAKRFLAHFQPDAVELLPAIAAPVVLDSIREAHPTLKVIAGGLISDLKQVESLVQAGVDAVSLSRPGLWVV
- a CDS encoding M2 family metallopeptidase gives rise to the protein MKLSWMLPVFALSAVVAAQTHSPAPAGPPTVAEAGVFLEHAEAELLALSNEAQRAAWVQETYITDDTEALAAKANERLLTKTNEIVIASRRFNGMKLPPEMARKFMLLRLNGSPTDPKLVAELTQLGTSLDGMYGKGKYCPAGKTGEDCLGIEQLDVLMAKSRDPKELQQLWEGWHRISPPMREKYARLVELSNQGAKEFGFKDTGDLWRSGYDMTPAQFSAELERTWTQLEPLYKELHAYVRFKLIQKYGAAAERPDGMIPAYLLGNMWAQEWGNIYDIVAPEPTGNYKMYDLEAALKQQIGPVTELEAGKKMARYGEGFFTSLGLEPLPATFWERSQFIKPRDRDVVCHASAWDVDNDQDLRIKMCIKVDADNFTTVHHEEGHNFYQRAYRKQPFLFRNGANDGFHEAIGDAIALSITPDYLKKLKLIDEAPPVEADIPLQLRTALDKIAFLPFGLLIDKWRWQVFSGETKPADYNKAWWALREKYQGVAPPTERDETNFDPGAKYHIPGNVPYARYFLARIYQFQFYKAMCDASGYKGPLNRCSFYGSKEAGAKLNAMLEAGQSKPWQETLKAMTGEDHLDAGPMLEYFAPLYTWLKQQNEANHVTTGWTAPKR